The proteins below are encoded in one region of Buttiauxella gaviniae:
- a CDS encoding YeaH/YhbH family protein: MAYFIDRRLNGKNKSAVNRQRFLRRYKAQIKQSISEAINKRSVTDVDSGESVSIPSEDISEPMFHQGRGGLRHRVHPGNDHFVQNDRIERPQGGGGGSGGGQGQASQDGEGQDEFVFQISKDEYLDLLFEDLALPNLKKNQHRQITEFKSHRAGYTSNGVPANISVVRSLQNSLARRTAMTAGKRRQLHELEDSLETVSNSEPAQLLEEERLRKEIAELREKIARVPFIDTFDLRYKNYEKRPEPSSQAVMFCLMDVSGSMDQATKDMAKRFYILLYLFLSRTYKNVEVVYIRHHTQAKEVDEHEFFYSQETGGTIVSSALKLMDEVVKERYDPALWNIYAAQASDGDNWADDSPLCHELLAKKLLPMVRYYSYIEITRRAHQTLWREYEDLQSTFDNFAMQHIRDQDDIYPVFRELFQKQASHSHN, from the coding sequence ATGGCCTATTTTATTGACAGGCGACTGAACGGCAAAAATAAAAGCGCGGTCAATCGCCAGCGCTTTTTACGCCGTTATAAGGCACAGATTAAACAGTCGATTTCCGAGGCCATCAACAAGCGTTCGGTAACCGACGTGGACAGCGGCGAGTCCGTCTCAATCCCAAGTGAAGACATCAGCGAACCGATGTTTCATCAAGGACGTGGCGGTCTGCGGCATCGTGTGCATCCGGGTAACGATCACTTCGTGCAGAACGACCGTATCGAGCGCCCACAGGGCGGCGGTGGGGGTTCCGGTGGTGGCCAGGGCCAGGCGAGTCAGGATGGTGAAGGCCAGGATGAATTCGTCTTTCAAATTTCAAAGGACGAATATCTCGACTTACTGTTTGAAGACCTGGCCTTGCCGAATCTGAAGAAGAATCAGCATCGCCAGATAACCGAGTTTAAATCACATCGCGCGGGTTACACCTCGAATGGCGTACCGGCAAATATCAGCGTGGTTCGTTCCCTGCAAAACTCACTGGCACGTCGCACGGCAATGACCGCCGGAAAACGTCGCCAGTTGCATGAGCTGGAAGATAGCCTGGAAACGGTGAGTAACAGCGAACCTGCTCAGTTGCTTGAAGAAGAACGCTTGCGCAAAGAGATAGCTGAGCTGCGTGAGAAAATCGCCCGCGTGCCGTTTATCGATACCTTCGATTTGCGTTACAAAAATTATGAGAAACGCCCTGAGCCTTCAAGCCAGGCGGTGATGTTCTGCTTAATGGATGTTTCCGGCTCAATGGATCAGGCCACCAAGGACATGGCCAAACGCTTTTATATCCTGCTCTATCTATTCCTGAGCCGGACCTATAAAAACGTGGAAGTGGTTTATATTCGCCACCACACGCAGGCCAAAGAAGTGGATGAACACGAGTTCTTTTACTCGCAGGAAACGGGTGGCACGATTGTCTCAAGCGCCTTAAAACTGATGGATGAAGTAGTGAAAGAGCGTTATGACCCGGCGCTGTGGAATATCTACGCCGCACAGGCTTCGGATGGTGATAACTGGGCAGACGATTCGCCATTGTGTCATGAGCTGCTGGCGAAAAAATTGCTGCCAATGGTACGTTATTATAGCTATATAGAAATTACGCGCCGCGCTCATCAAACGTTATGGCGTGAGTATGAAGATTTGCAGTCGACGTTTGATAACTTTGCCATGCAGCATATTCGCGACCAGGATGATATTTATCCGGTATTCCGCGAGCTGTTCCAAAAACAGGCGAGCCATTCTCACAATTAA
- a CDS encoding D-Ala-D-Ala carboxypeptidase family metallohydrolase, producing the protein MKALSPHFFRHEFSCPCGCGFSDVSIELVAILEGVRQYFERPVFIKKGCSCTHYNKICADEYASQHLLGTAADFIVDTIEPDKVADYLEAKYAQQYGIGRSNTYTHIDVRAAAVRWWE; encoded by the coding sequence GTGAAAGCTCTTTCCCCTCATTTTTTCCGCCATGAATTTTCCTGTCCGTGTGGCTGCGGTTTTAGTGATGTTAGCATTGAGTTAGTGGCGATTCTGGAGGGGGTGCGTCAGTATTTTGAACGGCCAGTATTCATCAAGAAAGGGTGTAGTTGTACGCATTACAACAAAATTTGTGCTGATGAATATGCAAGCCAGCATTTATTAGGCACGGCGGCAGATTTCATTGTTGACACTATTGAGCCTGATAAAGTAGCCGATTATCTGGAAGCAAAGTATGCTCAGCAATATGGAATAGGGCGCAGTAATACTTATACACATATTGATGTACGTGCTGCGGCGGTTCGTTGGTGGGAATAG
- a CDS encoding DUF441 domain-containing protein: MFDSTLLILLALAGLGFASHNTTVAVSILVLIIVRVTPLSQFFPWIEKQGLTVGIIILTIGVMAPIASGTLPASTLLHSFTHWKSLVAVAVGVFVSWLGGRGVTLMSSQPSLVAGLLVGTVLGVALFRGVPVGPLIAAGLVSLVIGRQ, from the coding sequence ATATTCGATTCAACACTATTGATTTTGCTAGCCCTTGCAGGCCTTGGTTTTGCCAGCCATAACACCACGGTTGCCGTCTCTATTCTGGTGCTGATCATTGTTCGGGTAACACCGCTTAGCCAGTTCTTCCCATGGATTGAAAAACAGGGGCTAACGGTGGGGATTATAATTCTGACCATTGGCGTTATGGCTCCCATCGCCAGCGGCACCTTACCTGCCAGCACCCTGCTGCACTCATTTACTCACTGGAAATCATTGGTGGCGGTTGCCGTGGGCGTGTTTGTCTCATGGCTAGGCGGGCGTGGCGTTACGTTGATGAGCAGCCAGCCGAGCTTAGTCGCGGGTCTGTTGGTTGGCACCGTTCTGGGCGTGGCGCTATTTCGCGGCGTACCAGTGGGGCCGCTGATTGCCGCAGGGCTTGTCTCGCTGGTAATAGGCAGACAGTGA
- a CDS encoding AraC family transcriptional regulator, which translates to MERGLALEGFDPDSSSQPAQAFRIRVAESVKEIPFHQHRKGQLIVALHGGITCEVEQAMWMVPTQYAVWIPGSMPHSNRATTNARICFLFIEPGAVGMPEQCCTLKISPLVRELILHLAQHPHDDTPAQQRMVQVLFDELPHQPVEQLRLPMSRHPKIHLIAEQLAQNPQERRTLAQWASQLAMSERNLARLVVKETGLNFRRWRQQLQLIIALQLLIDGSTVQQVASELGYDSTNAFITMFKKALGTTPGRYLTALDPH; encoded by the coding sequence ATGGAACGTGGTTTAGCCTTAGAGGGATTTGACCCGGATAGCAGCTCACAGCCTGCTCAGGCATTTCGGATACGCGTGGCGGAAAGCGTCAAAGAAATTCCTTTCCATCAGCACCGCAAAGGGCAACTGATCGTCGCCCTGCATGGAGGGATTACCTGCGAGGTTGAACAGGCGATGTGGATGGTGCCGACGCAATACGCAGTGTGGATCCCCGGCTCAATGCCCCACAGTAACCGCGCTACCACTAATGCACGCATCTGCTTTTTGTTTATCGAACCGGGTGCCGTTGGGATGCCGGAGCAATGCTGCACATTGAAAATTTCCCCGCTAGTCCGCGAGCTAATTTTGCATCTGGCGCAGCATCCGCATGATGACACTCCGGCACAACAGCGCATGGTGCAGGTGTTATTTGATGAACTTCCCCATCAGCCGGTTGAACAACTGCGTTTGCCTATGTCCCGCCATCCGAAAATTCATCTTATTGCTGAGCAACTGGCACAAAACCCGCAGGAGCGACGGACGCTGGCGCAGTGGGCGTCACAACTTGCGATGAGCGAGCGAAATTTAGCCCGCTTAGTGGTGAAGGAGACAGGGCTTAATTTTCGCCGCTGGCGCCAGCAGTTACAGCTGATCATTGCTCTGCAACTGCTGATCGATGGTTCGACGGTACAACAGGTGGCAAGTGAACTGGGATACGACTCAACCAATGCGTTTATCACCATGTTCAAAAAAGCGCTGGGGACGACGCCGGGTCGCTATCTTACGGCACTGGATCCGCATTAA
- a CDS encoding CynX/NimT family MFS transporter — protein sequence MTTSPSASVKKPALLLLGILMLATTLRVTFTGAAPLLDMVRETFALTTAQTGVLTTLPLLAFAVVSPMAAGIAHRFGMERSLFGAMIVICAGIALRSSGSIALLYVGTAIIGCGIAMGNVLLPGLIKRDFPGQVARLTGAYSLTMGVAAAIGSVMVVPIALHGYGWQGALLALMIFPLMALLLWLPQLANHTPANLSASGALHNRGIWSSPLAWQVTMYLGINSFIYYVIIGWLPSILISHGYSEAQAGSLHGLLQLATAIPGLFIGLMLSRLKDQRGIAVLMAMLWGLSTLGLWLLPDYASVWVCVGGFGSGAAMILGLSFIGLRTGSAHQAAALSGMAQCVGYLLAAFGPPVMGKIHDVSGNWSLPLLGCALLSVFMAIFGVRAGRNVEIGAPVKK from the coding sequence ATGACGACTTCCCCTTCAGCGAGCGTAAAAAAACCGGCTTTATTACTGCTCGGTATTCTGATGCTTGCCACCACGTTACGTGTCACTTTCACTGGCGCTGCGCCACTGCTGGACATGGTGCGCGAAACCTTCGCCTTAACCACCGCGCAGACGGGAGTGTTGACCACGCTTCCCCTGCTGGCTTTTGCCGTTGTCTCACCGATGGCTGCGGGTATCGCACATCGCTTCGGTATGGAACGCAGTTTATTTGGAGCGATGATCGTCATCTGCGCGGGGATTGCACTACGATCTTCCGGAAGCATCGCGTTGTTATACGTGGGCACGGCGATCATCGGGTGCGGTATTGCAATGGGTAACGTCCTGCTGCCTGGTTTGATCAAAAGAGATTTTCCGGGTCAGGTGGCACGCCTGACGGGAGCTTATTCACTGACAATGGGGGTTGCCGCAGCCATCGGATCGGTCATGGTTGTACCCATTGCGCTGCATGGCTACGGCTGGCAGGGTGCCCTGTTGGCGTTGATGATCTTCCCTCTTATGGCGCTGCTGCTGTGGCTGCCTCAGTTAGCAAACCATACTCCAGCAAACCTGAGTGCCAGCGGTGCGCTGCATAACCGAGGAATTTGGTCCTCCCCGCTTGCGTGGCAGGTGACGATGTATCTGGGGATTAATTCGTTCATTTACTACGTAATCATCGGCTGGCTTCCTTCCATTCTCATCAGCCACGGATATAGCGAAGCGCAGGCAGGTTCGCTGCACGGCCTGTTACAACTGGCGACGGCGATCCCTGGTTTATTTATTGGTTTAATGCTTAGTCGGCTGAAAGACCAGCGAGGCATTGCCGTTCTGATGGCGATGCTGTGGGGTTTGAGTACGCTCGGCCTGTGGCTGCTGCCTGACTATGCCAGCGTGTGGGTGTGCGTGGGAGGGTTTGGGTCAGGTGCCGCCATGATCCTTGGCCTGTCATTCATCGGGCTGCGCACCGGCTCCGCGCACCAGGCTGCTGCCCTTTCCGGCATGGCACAATGCGTGGGCTACCTGCTTGCCGCTTTCGGCCCGCCAGTGATGGGAAAAATTCATGATGTTTCAGGAAACTGGAGCCTACCGCTACTGGGATGCGCATTACTCTCGGTTTTTATGGCGATATTTGGCGTTAGAGCAGGACGCAACGTTGAAATTGGCGCGCCAGTGAAAAAGTGA
- a CDS encoding CTP synthase C-terminal region-related (seleno)protein yields the protein MSPLPLKQTLRIALVGDYNSAVIAHQAIPLALDNAAEYVGVTVDYDWLPTTEVTSPEDMVGYDAIWCVPASPYQNVDGAFLAIRFARENQVPFLGTCGGFQHAVIEYARNVMGWEDAAHAETSREGRWVIGPLNCSLVEKSDGIELKPGSLIATAYGRLHIEEGYHCNYGIAETFAEQLRQSPLQATGWDAQGEIRAVELTDHPFFVGTLFQHERNALKEQAAPLVEALLRAAQ from the coding sequence ATGTCTCCCTTGCCTCTGAAACAAACGCTTAGAATTGCATTAGTCGGTGACTATAATTCTGCGGTTATTGCACATCAGGCCATTCCCCTCGCTTTAGATAACGCTGCTGAATATGTTGGCGTAACCGTTGATTATGATTGGTTACCGACAACGGAAGTCACGAGCCCGGAAGATATGGTGGGTTATGACGCGATCTGGTGTGTTCCGGCCAGCCCCTATCAAAATGTTGATGGCGCTTTTCTGGCAATCCGCTTCGCCCGTGAAAATCAGGTACCTTTTCTTGGTACATGCGGTGGTTTTCAGCATGCGGTGATTGAGTATGCACGCAATGTTATGGGGTGGGAGGATGCCGCTCATGCTGAAACCTCCCGTGAGGGAAGGTGGGTCATTGGGCCGCTGAACTGTTCGCTGGTGGAGAAATCGGACGGCATTGAACTCAAGCCGGGTTCATTAATTGCAACGGCTTATGGACGGTTGCACATTGAAGAGGGTTACCACTGTAACTATGGCATTGCCGAAACGTTCGCCGAGCAATTAAGGCAGTCGCCTCTACAGGCTACGGGGTGGGATGCTCAGGGTGAAATCCGGGCCGTAGAACTGACCGATCACCCTTTCTTTGTCGGCACGCTATTCCAGCATGAACGGAATGCTTTAAAAGAGCAGGCAGCACCTTTGGTTGAGGCTTTGCTTCGCGCAGCACAATAG
- a CDS encoding DUF523 domain-containing protein, with amino-acid sequence MKTKILVSACLMGFKVRYNGQNKPFLAEILELWQREQRLVIHCPELAAGLETPRLPAELVGGGGLAALTGDAKIQESDGSDVTQRYLLAAWLALKTAQDSGCRLALMTDGSPTCGSKKIYDGNFQGITQSGMGVAAALLREHGIEVYAEDELPALIARIEELER; translated from the coding sequence ATGAAAACAAAAATTCTGGTCAGTGCCTGTCTGATGGGCTTTAAAGTTCGTTATAACGGGCAAAATAAACCATTCCTGGCCGAGATATTAGAGCTCTGGCAACGAGAACAGCGGTTGGTTATTCATTGCCCGGAATTAGCCGCAGGGCTTGAAACGCCTCGCCTGCCTGCGGAACTGGTCGGCGGGGGCGGCCTGGCCGCACTTACAGGCGATGCAAAAATTCAGGAAAGTGATGGTTCAGATGTAACTCAACGCTATTTATTAGCCGCATGGCTTGCGTTGAAAACCGCTCAAGATTCTGGATGCCGACTGGCATTGATGACCGATGGCAGCCCAACCTGCGGCAGTAAGAAGATTTATGACGGCAATTTTCAGGGGATAACGCAGTCTGGGATGGGTGTTGCGGCAGCGTTATTACGCGAGCATGGTATCGAGGTTTATGCAGAAGATGAACTCCCCGCGTTGATCGCTCGTATCGAGGAGTTAGAGCGTTAG
- a CDS encoding YqaE/Pmp3 family membrane protein produces MGFWRIVFTIILPPLGVLLGKGFGWAFLLNIVLTLLGYIPGLIHAFWVQSRD; encoded by the coding sequence ATGGGCTTTTGGCGTATTGTTTTTACGATTATTTTACCACCGCTAGGTGTATTGCTGGGTAAGGGATTCGGCTGGGCATTTCTTCTGAATATTGTTTTGACGCTGCTGGGTTATATTCCAGGTCTGATTCATGCGTTCTGGGTGCAATCCCGCGATTAA
- the cspE gene encoding transcription antiterminator/RNA stability regulator CspE, with product MSKMTGLVKWFNPEKGFGFITPDNGSKDVFVHFSAIQSNDFKTLDEGQKVEFSVENGAKGPSATNVVAL from the coding sequence ATGTCTAAAATGACTGGTTTAGTAAAATGGTTTAACCCAGAAAAAGGTTTCGGTTTCATTACTCCTGACAATGGTAGCAAAGATGTGTTCGTTCACTTCTCTGCCATTCAGAGCAATGATTTCAAAACTCTGGACGAAGGCCAGAAAGTTGAGTTCTCTGTTGAGAACGGCGCTAAAGGTCCATCAGCAACTAACGTTGTTGCTCTGTAA
- a CDS encoding transporter substrate-binding domain-containing protein encodes MARAWLVLIFISLFLPMTQAATDDPPLKIEAEMNVVFGDYDVMKSRRVVRVLIPYSKTFYFIDNSGTQRGLMIELMQQFDKQINKGLNPSQKTHLVFLPTARDELIPQLLAGRGDIIAANLTITAQREKLVDFSTPLAKNIREVIIASTQAPALESVESLSGKSLFVNPSTSYISSIETLNKTLAGKKLPLATVIQAPGNFEPEDILEMVNANLAHYTVVDRYLALLWKQIYPNIVIYENITLRDDGSIALAMRKNSPLLRAQLDALCAQHKIGTSFGNQQVYKYLRNTKWVKNARSQEELDKFYQVTEIFRKYGEQYNVDWLLMAAQGYQESRLDQTVRSKSGAIGVMQVLPATGKELKVGDIRLLDPNINAGVKYIRFMRDRYFAGEPMTDLNKMLFTFASYNAGPAKIARLRKEAAANGFDPNIWFNNVERIVQLRIGNETVQYVSNIFKYYVVYQLIMEQMKARNLQSPLTASKPQ; translated from the coding sequence ATGGCTCGCGCGTGGTTGGTACTGATCTTTATTTCGCTCTTTTTACCGATGACGCAAGCTGCCACCGACGACCCGCCATTGAAAATTGAAGCCGAAATGAATGTGGTTTTTGGTGATTATGATGTGATGAAGAGTCGCCGCGTCGTGCGCGTGTTAATTCCTTACAGCAAAACATTCTATTTTATTGATAACAGCGGCACACAGCGCGGCCTTATGATCGAATTGATGCAACAGTTTGATAAACAAATCAATAAAGGTCTAAATCCATCGCAAAAAACGCATCTCGTTTTTCTCCCCACCGCCCGGGATGAACTTATTCCGCAGCTTCTGGCCGGGCGAGGCGATATTATCGCGGCGAATTTGACGATAACCGCACAGAGAGAAAAGCTCGTCGACTTCAGCACGCCATTGGCAAAAAACATTCGCGAAGTCATTATCGCCAGCACTCAGGCACCTGCACTTGAAAGCGTTGAGTCTCTGTCGGGAAAGTCCTTGTTTGTGAACCCATCCACCAGCTACATCTCGAGTATTGAAACGCTAAATAAGACTCTGGCGGGCAAAAAACTCCCTCTTGCAACCGTCATTCAAGCGCCGGGCAATTTCGAACCGGAAGATATTCTCGAGATGGTGAATGCAAATCTTGCGCATTACACCGTAGTGGACCGATATCTGGCGCTGCTATGGAAACAGATTTATCCCAATATTGTGATTTATGAAAATATCACCCTTCGCGATGATGGTTCTATCGCGCTGGCAATGCGCAAAAACTCCCCTCTTCTGCGTGCCCAACTGGATGCGCTCTGCGCCCAACATAAAATTGGAACGTCTTTCGGCAATCAGCAAGTTTATAAATACTTACGTAATACCAAATGGGTGAAAAATGCCCGTTCACAAGAAGAGCTAGACAAGTTTTACCAGGTCACGGAAATCTTCCGCAAATACGGCGAGCAATATAACGTCGACTGGCTGCTGATGGCGGCACAAGGCTATCAGGAGTCGCGTCTGGACCAGACTGTGCGCAGTAAAAGCGGTGCGATCGGCGTAATGCAGGTATTGCCTGCCACCGGAAAAGAGCTAAAGGTGGGGGATATCAGGCTTCTCGACCCCAATATTAATGCCGGTGTTAAATATATTCGTTTTATGCGCGACCGTTACTTTGCGGGTGAACCGATGACCGATTTGAACAAAATGCTTTTTACCTTCGCCTCTTATAATGCAGGCCCCGCCAAAATAGCCCGCTTACGTAAAGAGGCGGCAGCAAACGGTTTTGATCCTAATATTTGGTTTAACAACGTTGAACGGATCGTTCAGTTGCGTATCGGGAATGAAACGGTGCAATACGTGAGCAATATTTTCAAATACTACGTGGTTTATCAATTGATCATGGAACAGATGAAAGCGCGTAACCTGCAATCGCCGTTGACCGCCAGCAAACCCCAGTAA
- a CDS encoding DinI family protein — translation MYVELVYDKRNVAQLPGAREKILAELTKRVHNIFPAAEVKVKPMQVNAVNSDCTKSEKERINRLVEEMFDEADFWLVAEE, via the coding sequence ATGTACGTTGAACTGGTTTACGACAAACGAAATGTTGCACAGCTTCCTGGCGCCAGAGAGAAAATCCTCGCGGAGTTAACCAAACGCGTTCATAACATTTTTCCAGCCGCTGAAGTGAAAGTTAAACCGATGCAGGTCAATGCCGTGAATAGCGACTGCACGAAGAGTGAAAAAGAGCGCATTAATCGCCTGGTCGAAGAGATGTTTGATGAAGCAGATTTTTGGCTGGTAGCGGAAGAGTAA